The following are from one region of the Capsicum annuum cultivar UCD-10X-F1 chromosome 1, UCD10Xv1.1, whole genome shotgun sequence genome:
- the LOC107869165 gene encoding probable methyltransferase PMT14 isoform X2: MASKYHGPHNRTRRPISILIVIGLCCFCYLVGVWQKSGSGKGDKLALQVTAQTADCNIFPPTTLDFESHHNYVETVETSATTKRFKSCETKYTDYTPCHEQDRAMKFPRENMVYRERHCPPDDEKLRCLILAPKGYTTPFPWPKSRDYAYYANVPYKHLTVEKAVQNWVQFQGNVFKFPGGGTMFPRGADAYIDELASVIPIGSGMIRTALDTGCGVASWGAYLLKRNIQAMSFAPKDNHEAQVQFALERGVPAVIGVLGSISLPYPSRAFDMSHCSRCLIPWASNEGMYMMEVDRVLRPGGYWILSGPPLNWKTYHKVWNRTKENCRAEQKRIEEYAELLCWEKKYEKGDVAIWRKNINGKSCRRTSANTCQTKDADNVWYKKMEACITPYPDVKNSDEVAGGELKKFPARLFAVPPRISNEMVPGVTVESYQEDNKLWKKHVASYKRAVSLLGTTRYHNIMDMNAGLGGFAAALDSPKLWVMNVVPTIADNTLGVVYERGLIGIYHDWCEGFSTYPRTYDLLHANRLFTLYEDKCDFEDILLEMDRVLRPEGAVILRDGVEVLNKVRKIAAGLRWETKLIDHEDGPLVAEKIFIAVKQYFVEGDEDQNTPTDE; this comes from the exons ATGGCGTCCAAGTATCATGGACCACACAACAGAACACGGCGGCCGATCTCTATATTGATTGTCATTGGTCTTTGCTGTTTCTGTTATCTAGTAGGAGTTTGGCAGAAAAGTGGGTCCGGAAAGGGAGATAAATTAGCACTACAAGTGACTGCACAAACTGCTGACTGCAATATCTTTCCACCAACCACTCTGGATTTTGAGTCGCACCATAATTATGTGGAAACGGTTGAAACTTCTGCAACAACTAAAAGATTCAAATCATGTGAGACTAAATACACTGACTATACTCCTTGCCATGAACAAGACCGAGCTATGAAATTCCCACGGGAAAATATGGTATATAGAGAAAGACATTGCCCTCCTGATGATGAAAAGCTTCGTTGTCTGATTCTAGCACCCAAAGGATACACAACTCCATTTCCATGGCCAAAAAGCCGTGATTATGCGTACTACGCTAATGTGCCGTACAAACACTTAACAGTTGAGAAGGCGGTCCAGAACTGGGTACAGTTTCAGGGAAATGTTTTCAAATTTCCAGGAGGAGGTACAATGTTCCCTAGAGGAGCAGATGCATATATTGATGAACTTGCTTCCGTGATTCCAATTGGAAGTGGCATGATAAGAACTGCTCTTGACACTGGTTGTGGG GTTGCAAGCTGGGGTGCTTACTTGCTGAAGAGAAATATTCAGGCGATGTCATTTGCACCTAAGGATAATCATGAAGCACAAGTGCAATTTGCATTGGAGCGAGGTGTACCTGCTGTTATTGGTGTTCTTGGTTCCATAAGCCTTCCATACCCTTCCAGAGCATTCGATATGTCTCATTGTTCTCGATGTCTGATTCCCTGGGCATCAAACG AGGGCATGTACATGATGGAAGTTGATCGAGTTCTGAGACCCGGTGGATACTGGATACTTTCTGGTCCTCCACTCAACTGGAAGACCTATCACAAAGTCTGGAACAGGACCAAGGAGAATTGTAGAGCCGAGCAGAAAAGGATCGAAGAGTATGCTGAGCTTCTTTGCTGggagaagaaatacgaaaaaggTGATGTAGCTATATGGAGGAAAAACATAAATGGAAAATCATGCAGAAGAACATCTGCTAACACATGTCAAACAAAGGATGCCGATAATGTCTG GTATAAGAAAATGGAGGCATGCATAACCCCCTACCCGGACGTCAAGAATTCTGATGAAGTAGCTGGAGGAGAGTTGAAGAAGTTTCCTGCTAGGCTTTTTGCAGTTCCACCACGTATATCCAATGAAATGGTTCCTGGGGTTACGGTCGAATCTTATCAAGAGGATAATAAGCTTTGGAAGAAACACGTTGCTTCTTACAAGAGGGCAGTTAGCCTACTTGGCACCACAAGATACCACAACATAATGGACATGAATGCCGGACTTGGAGGATTTGCAGCAGCGCTAGACTCTCCTAAACTGTGGGTGATGAATGTTGTGCCAACTATTGCTGACAACACTCTTGGTGTCGTATACGAGAGGGGGTTGATTGGCATATACCATGACTG GTGTGAAGGCTTCTCTACATACCCGAGGACGTATGACCTCCTTCATGCTAATCGCTTGTTCACTCTGTACGAGGACAA GTGTGACTTTGAAGATATTCTCCTTGAAATGGACCGTGTTCTACGTCCTGAAGGGGCAGTCATTCTTCGAGATGGAGTTGAAGTCTTGAACAAGGTTAGGAAAATCGCCGCAGGCCTGAGATGGGAAACTAAATTAATAGATCACGAAGATGGACCCTTGGTGGCTGAGAAAATTTTTATTGCTGTCAAACAATATTTTGTTGAAGGTGATGAAGACCAAAACACGCCAACCGATGAATGA
- the LOC107869165 gene encoding probable methyltransferase PMT14 isoform X1, which translates to MKTLNGNFCCCREHIMASKYHGPHNRTRRPISILIVIGLCCFCYLVGVWQKSGSGKGDKLALQVTAQTADCNIFPPTTLDFESHHNYVETVETSATTKRFKSCETKYTDYTPCHEQDRAMKFPRENMVYRERHCPPDDEKLRCLILAPKGYTTPFPWPKSRDYAYYANVPYKHLTVEKAVQNWVQFQGNVFKFPGGGTMFPRGADAYIDELASVIPIGSGMIRTALDTGCGVASWGAYLLKRNIQAMSFAPKDNHEAQVQFALERGVPAVIGVLGSISLPYPSRAFDMSHCSRCLIPWASNEGMYMMEVDRVLRPGGYWILSGPPLNWKTYHKVWNRTKENCRAEQKRIEEYAELLCWEKKYEKGDVAIWRKNINGKSCRRTSANTCQTKDADNVWYKKMEACITPYPDVKNSDEVAGGELKKFPARLFAVPPRISNEMVPGVTVESYQEDNKLWKKHVASYKRAVSLLGTTRYHNIMDMNAGLGGFAAALDSPKLWVMNVVPTIADNTLGVVYERGLIGIYHDWCEGFSTYPRTYDLLHANRLFTLYEDKCDFEDILLEMDRVLRPEGAVILRDGVEVLNKVRKIAAGLRWETKLIDHEDGPLVAEKIFIAVKQYFVEGDEDQNTPTDE; encoded by the exons ATGAAGACACTGAATG GGAACTTCTGCTGCTGCCGCGAGCACATAATGGCGTCCAAGTATCATGGACCACACAACAGAACACGGCGGCCGATCTCTATATTGATTGTCATTGGTCTTTGCTGTTTCTGTTATCTAGTAGGAGTTTGGCAGAAAAGTGGGTCCGGAAAGGGAGATAAATTAGCACTACAAGTGACTGCACAAACTGCTGACTGCAATATCTTTCCACCAACCACTCTGGATTTTGAGTCGCACCATAATTATGTGGAAACGGTTGAAACTTCTGCAACAACTAAAAGATTCAAATCATGTGAGACTAAATACACTGACTATACTCCTTGCCATGAACAAGACCGAGCTATGAAATTCCCACGGGAAAATATGGTATATAGAGAAAGACATTGCCCTCCTGATGATGAAAAGCTTCGTTGTCTGATTCTAGCACCCAAAGGATACACAACTCCATTTCCATGGCCAAAAAGCCGTGATTATGCGTACTACGCTAATGTGCCGTACAAACACTTAACAGTTGAGAAGGCGGTCCAGAACTGGGTACAGTTTCAGGGAAATGTTTTCAAATTTCCAGGAGGAGGTACAATGTTCCCTAGAGGAGCAGATGCATATATTGATGAACTTGCTTCCGTGATTCCAATTGGAAGTGGCATGATAAGAACTGCTCTTGACACTGGTTGTGGG GTTGCAAGCTGGGGTGCTTACTTGCTGAAGAGAAATATTCAGGCGATGTCATTTGCACCTAAGGATAATCATGAAGCACAAGTGCAATTTGCATTGGAGCGAGGTGTACCTGCTGTTATTGGTGTTCTTGGTTCCATAAGCCTTCCATACCCTTCCAGAGCATTCGATATGTCTCATTGTTCTCGATGTCTGATTCCCTGGGCATCAAACG AGGGCATGTACATGATGGAAGTTGATCGAGTTCTGAGACCCGGTGGATACTGGATACTTTCTGGTCCTCCACTCAACTGGAAGACCTATCACAAAGTCTGGAACAGGACCAAGGAGAATTGTAGAGCCGAGCAGAAAAGGATCGAAGAGTATGCTGAGCTTCTTTGCTGggagaagaaatacgaaaaaggTGATGTAGCTATATGGAGGAAAAACATAAATGGAAAATCATGCAGAAGAACATCTGCTAACACATGTCAAACAAAGGATGCCGATAATGTCTG GTATAAGAAAATGGAGGCATGCATAACCCCCTACCCGGACGTCAAGAATTCTGATGAAGTAGCTGGAGGAGAGTTGAAGAAGTTTCCTGCTAGGCTTTTTGCAGTTCCACCACGTATATCCAATGAAATGGTTCCTGGGGTTACGGTCGAATCTTATCAAGAGGATAATAAGCTTTGGAAGAAACACGTTGCTTCTTACAAGAGGGCAGTTAGCCTACTTGGCACCACAAGATACCACAACATAATGGACATGAATGCCGGACTTGGAGGATTTGCAGCAGCGCTAGACTCTCCTAAACTGTGGGTGATGAATGTTGTGCCAACTATTGCTGACAACACTCTTGGTGTCGTATACGAGAGGGGGTTGATTGGCATATACCATGACTG GTGTGAAGGCTTCTCTACATACCCGAGGACGTATGACCTCCTTCATGCTAATCGCTTGTTCACTCTGTACGAGGACAA GTGTGACTTTGAAGATATTCTCCTTGAAATGGACCGTGTTCTACGTCCTGAAGGGGCAGTCATTCTTCGAGATGGAGTTGAAGTCTTGAACAAGGTTAGGAAAATCGCCGCAGGCCTGAGATGGGAAACTAAATTAATAGATCACGAAGATGGACCCTTGGTGGCTGAGAAAATTTTTATTGCTGTCAAACAATATTTTGTTGAAGGTGATGAAGACCAAAACACGCCAACCGATGAATGA